The Candidatus Paracaedibacteraceae bacterium DNA window GTTTTCCAAGCAGAACGCCAGAAAACAGTACCTGTTGTTTTGCCTATAATCCAATATTCGTATGAAAGTTTGCCCGGTTTTTATGGTCAAACATTTATGGGTGACTTCAACTTTCTTCATCTTTTCCGTGATCGGGCAATCACAGGGCAAGTTGCCGAAAAAATGGCCAGATCTTCATTGGGATTTGGGGGGCAGATCCCCTACATCTCTCCATGGGGTGATATGTGGACTTTACGCGGGTATATTCGGGGTGATGTTTATCATACATCGGGATACAAACCCACAATAACCGCTCGATCTAAAGATCGATACGAAGCTCGTTACTTCCCACAAGCCTCATTAACTTGGCGATATCCGTTCCTGAATGCGTCACGCACGATGCACTGGATCTTAGAACCAGCCTCGATGATTACCACTTCGTCCATTGGTGGAAACGCTATTGAAATACCAAATGAAGATACCCCCCTTGTCACCATTGATACAACGAACCTATTCTTGCCAAACCGCATGTACGGTATTGATCGAATTGACTCAGGTCACCGTTATGTCTATGGGTTAAACTCACGCCAACTCTTTAGCGGCTCTCGCAGGTTTAATCTCTTCTTTGGGCAAAGCATCCGTTTAGATCGCAAACAAGTTTTACCGATAAACTCGGGCGAAGATACACGAGCATCTAATTTCGTCACAGGATTGCAAGTCGTTCCGTTTAGCTGGTTAGATCTGCGGTCTAGGGCACTCCATAATCGCAAAAACTTTTCTGTTGAAATCGCCGAATCATCAGCAAGTATAAATTCTCCTTGGGCGATTGGTACTCTAAGCCATGTTTTGTATAACAAGAAATTTACCATCAACAATCAACGCGTTTCTCAGCTTGCGTGGAACATTTCATCCGGTCGATACAAAGGATTCTCAGTTGCCTATGGTGAAATGCGAAATATGGTTCGACACAATAATAATGTGCATGTCTTAAATCAAACCATATCAATCCGCCATGAAAATGAATGTTTAAAGACATCATTGTCTTTTATAAAAACAGGATTCCGTGACAGAGACCTTCAACCGGATAAAAGAATTGTTCTGCAGCTTGACTTCAAAAATCTAGGAACATTTTATCCCGTTAATATAAATAGTATCGGTGGCCAGAGACAGGCTCCTGTTCCTGATACAGCCAACACAAGAAATTAATCGATTATCATGAAAATTGTTACTTGGAATGTAAACTCTATCCGTGCACGTCTAGAAAACATCACGGATTGGCTTCGCGCTAACCAACCTGATGTTGTCTTGCTTCAAGAAACAAAATGTCAAGACCATGACTTTCCGCTCGAGGCAATTGAGGATTGTGGCTACAATATCGCTCGCTATGGCCAAAAAAGCTATAATGGCGTTGCCATACTCTCAAAACACCCGATTGAAGACGTTATCAATGGCATCCCAACATTTCCCGAGGATGAACAAGCGCGTTATATCGAGGCTGTGACAAACGGTGTTCGGGTCGCCTCGGTGTATGTTCCTAATGGCAATAATGTTGGGACAGAAAAATACGATTATAAACTCACTTTTATGAAACACCTCAAAGAACATCTTAAAGCGACATTGTTATATGATGAACCATTTGCCATTGGCGGGGATTATAACATCGCCCCAACTGATGATGATGTTAATGATGAGAAAGGCTGGCATGAACAAATTTTGTGTTCAACGCCTGAGAGGAAATCCTTGCGAGCCATCCTCAATCTTGGGTATAGTGATGCTATTCGCATACATCATCATGGTAAGGGCCCGTATAGCTGGTGGGATTACCGCAGCGGCGCTTGGCAAAAGGATGATGGTCTGCGGATTGATTTGATTCTTTTGTCTCCACAAGCCGTTGATCGGTTATCAGGTTCCGGTGTAGACCGTAATCCGCGTGGCCTTGAGAAAGCATCTGATCATGCGCCCGTTTGGTGCATCCTATAGTTACGTATTTAAAAGAGAAAGATATGTCATTAACCAAAGAAAACGTTGCGAAAGTCGCAAAGCTGGCTCGGATCCGATTAGAGGATAACGAGCTAGACGCCATGAAAGAAGAAATTAACGGAATTTTGACTTGGATTGATCAGCTCCAGCAAGTCAATACGGATAATGTAGCAGCGTTTACTGACCAACTGGATCAAGATCTTCCTGAACGACAAGACATCGTGAGTGACGGAAATATTGTCACAGAGATCCTTGCCAACGCCCCTGAAAAGGCCCATGGCATGTTTGCTGTTCCAAAAGTTGTTGAATAGGGTTTAAAAATGACAAAATTAACTGAATTAACCTTAACAGAGGCCAAAGAAGGTCTTGCTAACAAAGAATTTTCAGCGACAGATCTGACACAAGCTTTCATCAAAACTGTTGAAGATAATCGCCATCTAAACGCCTATGTTACCGAAACACCGGAACTGGCGTTGGAACAAGCAAAAGCTTCGGACGCACGCCTTGCAAATGGCACAGCCGGTAAGCTTGAGGGACTGCCAATCGCCATTAAAGATCTGTATTGCACGAAAGGCGTCAAAACCACAGCATCATCGAAAATGTTGCATAACTTTGTGCCTCAATACGAATCTACTGTGACGCAGAACCTGTGGAACGAAGGTGCGGTCATGCTCGGCAAAGTGTCCATGGACGAATTTGCCATGGGTTCATCGAACACAACTAGCCACTTTGGTAATGTAATCAGCCCTTGGAAAGAAAAAGATCGCCCGGAAAAACAACTCTGCCCGGGCGGGTCTTCAGGCGGATCAGCCGCAGCTGTCGCAGCCCGTACTGCACTCGCAGCCACTGCATCTGACACAGGTGGTTCTATTCGTCAGCCTGCAGCCTTTACCGGTCTTGTCGGGATTAAACCAACCTATGGCCTATGTTCCCGTCGCGGTATGATTGCATATGCGTCATCTCTTGATCAAGCCGGTCCCCTTACCCACACGGTGCGCGATGCAGCGTTGATGTTAGAAGTAATGGCGAGCCATGATCCTCTAGACTCAACATCCCTGAATGTTGAAATTCCTGACTATTCGACCCTTCTTAAAAATGACCTAAAAGGCGTTCGTATTGGTTTACCTAAAGAATATCTAGACGGTCTCAGCGATGAAATGATGGCTGAGGTTAACAAAGGAATCGACTGGGCAAAATCATGCGGTGCAACCATTGTTGAAGTTAGCTTGCCTATGACAAAATACGCCCTTCCAACCTATTACGTGATCTCTCCTGCCGAAGCATCCTCAAATCTTGCTCGTTATGATGGCGTACGGTATGGTCTGCGTGTTGACGGGGCTACCCTTGATGAACTTTATGAAAATACACGCCGCGAAGGATTTGGCTCAGAAGTTCGCCGTCGGATCATGATCGGTACATACGTTCTGTCTGCCGGATACTATGATGCTTATTATATGAAAGCCCAACGTGTTCGTACCTTGATTCAAAAGGATTTCGAGAATGTGTTTAAAGATGTCGACTTATTGCTGACACCGACAACGCCAGGCTCATCCTTTGCCTTAGATGAAAAACCAACTGACCCGGTCCAAATGTATCTCCAGGATGTTTATACCGTGACCGTTAACTTAGCTAACCTTCCGGGTATTGCGATCCCAACAGGTCTCGACAAAAAGGGACTTCCATTAAGCCTACAGCTTATTGGGCCCCATCTCAGTGAACAACGTCTTCTGAATGCAGCCCTTGCGTTAGAAGAGTGCGCCGGCTTTGCAGCCCTGTTAAAAGATCTAAGAAAGGCAGCCTAACATGTCAGAAAATAAAAACTTAATCGAAGGAAGAACGGGGCTGTGGGAAGTTGTCATTGGCTTAGAAGTCCACGCCCAAGTCACATCCGATGCTAAATTATTTGATGGTTGCGCCACAGATTTTGGGGCAGATCCGAATACCCAGGTTGGATTCTTTACCGCAGCTATGCCTGGGATGTTACCAGTTATTAACCACAAATGTGTTGACCAAGCCATCAAAACAGGTCTAGGGCTCAACGCTGTCGTCAATAAGTTTTCAGTCTTTGATCGTAAGAATTATTTCTATGCGGACTTGCCGTGTGGCTATCAGATATCTCAGTTTACCCGCCCTATCGTTACCGGCGGATATATGGATATTGATCTTGATGAAGGCGAATCTAAACGTATTAATATCACGCGCCTTCACTTGGAAATGGATGCAGGCAAAAGCATCCACGACTTGCACCCAACCAAGACTTATATTGACTTAAACCGCAGTGGTATCGCTTTGATGGAAATCGTTTCTGAACCTGAAATGCGATCCAGTTCTGAAGCCATGGCTTATGTGAAAAAGTTACGCTCAATCTTGCGTTACCTTGGCACTTGTGATGGGAACATGGAGCAAGGATCCATGCGTGTAGATGCAAACATTTCCTTGCGTCGCCCCGGTGAACCTTTTGGAACACGTGCAGAAATTAAAAACGTCAACTCCATCCGATTCCTTGGCCAAGCCATCGAATTTGAAATTGAACGCCAACTAGAAATCTTAGAAGATGGTGGAGAAATTGTTCAGGAAACACGCCTATTTGACCCGAACAAAGGTGAAACGAGATCCATGCGCAGCAAAGAAGATGCCCATGATTATCGTTATTTCCCAGACCCGGACTTGTTACCATTAAAACTGTCAGATAAGCGTATTGATGATGTAAAGGCAACAATGCCGGAACTTCCTGATGATAAGCGCGCACGCCTGATTGCGGAGTTTGGCCTTCCCATTTATGATACATCAGTCATCGTGTCAGAAAGGGAAACAGCAGATTATTTCGAAGCAGCTGTTGCGACTCTGGCAGCAAAAGATAAAGCTCAAGGGGCCAAAATGATTGCTAATTGGTTAATGGGTGAAGTTTTCGCCGCCATGAACCGAGATGGCAGCACCATGGAAACCTTGTCTTTGAAAGCAGAACATCTTGCAGGTTTAGTCGACCTTATTCTGGATAATACAATCTCTGGTAAGATCGCAAAAGATGTTTTCTCGAAGATGTGGGAAACAGGAAAAGCTCCGGCAACATTGGTTGAAGAACTTGGTTTGAAACAAATCACAGACACATCTGTTATTGAGCAAGCTGTTGATACAGTCCTTACGCAAAATGCAGATAAAGTTGCCGAATATAAGTCAGGTAAAGAAGCCCTATTCGGATTCTTTGTTGGACAAGTCATGAAAGCCACCCAAGGCAAAGCCAATCCTGGTTTGGTTAATGACTTGATTAAACAAAAACTGACTTAAAATATCCCCTCTCTCTTTTAAAAGCGTACTTAAAAAAGTACGCTTTTTTTTACTAAATATTAAATATAACAAACCTATTATGGAGTAAGTATATAGCGTTATTCGATTTAAATTGTCGACAACGAACAAGATGCAACATGTACAATTAATACGTAAGTTGCGATGTCGGAGAGTCAAAATCAATGACTATAAATTAGCAATGTAAGTAGCTATGTTTAAATATCGAATAGTAACTTTTTTTCTTATACAGTGTACAATCAGCGAAACTATACCCCCTAACTCATACCAAAATCTGACACAAAATGCAAAGAGATGGGGGATATAATTATCCGATGGATATAAATACAAAACGCTGGATGGAGCAATTAGCACCCCATATTCAAGAGCAATCGATTACACGTATTTTTATCCCAGGATCCCATGATTCTGCAGCGTACTCATTGGAACATAAGTTCGGTAAGAATCAAAATGTAACAAGTAAAGTCAATGCCTTGAAATATTTATTATTTGGTTTCGTCGTTACTCAAGTAGCACAACGTTGGGCAAAAACTCAAGACCGATCAATTCTCCAGCAATTAGAAGATGGCGTTCGTTATCTTGATTTGCGCGTGATCTACCGTGACAGTAAAAAAGATTTTTACACGGTCCATGGTCTATATTGCCCAATTCTGGACACTATTTTATCGCAAATTGAGACATTTCTTAGTGAAAACCCAAAAGAAATCATTGTGATTCAAGTTGGAGATTTAAGATATATGCCAAACGGTGATGATGACCATCTTACTTTAATTGGAAAACTCAAACATAAATTTGGCAATCGTCTCTCTCCCAAGTCTATGCTCTTAGATACCCCAATTAAAAAATTATGGGAACAAAACAAACAAGTCATCTTGATCTATAATGATCACAAAATAGCTCAGGAGCATGACTTTATTTTCTCACAAGACATTATTGATTCCTACTGGGCAAATTCTGATAACCTTCTAGACCTAAAAAAGAGGCTTGATGATAATTTAGCAAAACGCATACAACGGTTAGATCAACTGTTCGTAATTCAATCACAAATGACAGCCAATACCAAAATCATATTCACATCTCTTAAGCCACTTTCCAAAAAGTATAAATCTTTAAAAAAAATGGCAGACTCTGTCGAAGAAAAATTACCTGTATGGCTAAAAGAGTGGTACCAACATGGCCCTTGTATCATCATGCTTGATTTTACAAGCAAACATACAAGCGAGCAAATTATACGCCTTAACTTACCGCATCAACCATAAATAATCCTTCATATTAGCGATTAGACATCACAACAGCGTCGCTGGCGTACTAAGTCTATTAGATGCTTCTAATCACTAATTTAAACAACTATAGCTTATTAAAGATTGCCCCATCATAAAGATTCTTCCATTTATTTGGGTTACGTTCATACAGTTTCTTAAGCAGAGCCAAATAAAGCGCAGGACGAATTTTATATCGAATATTTATCCATTCAGGCGAAGAGGATGATTGCCGATCTAGCTCATCAAGAAGTTCTGATTCCATACTACTATCTACAGTTAGCAATAAAACTTTCCATTCGAGGTTGCTAGGTTCCAATTCGAATAATGCCTGTAATATTTGTCCATAAGGACGCATATTAATCATTACCAATATAAAATATGCCTCCGCACTCACTTAATCGTTCTGTAAGAGTATTGCCCATTACTGAATATAATGATAAAAATCTACATCTGCTACTCTCAATAAATAAAACAGTTCCATCCGTTAGCGCAATTAAAGACTATATATCGTGCATTTTTCTTGTTAAAGGGCAAGCTTGACCGTCCTTGATTTGCTAGAGTTTCTTCTGGTTTTATCACTCGCTATAACGCAATAGAGCGCACCGGTCACAGAGACAACAAATGACCATTCATCGACGATACCACCGACTGTTGCAAGATTCTGCCCCCCATAAACTATGTTGGTTTTGAAACCGTCTCGTTTTAAGAAAATTAAACTTCCGGGAATTAACTCTCAACTTGTTCAGACTGCAAATTCTGTCCTTGTGTAGGCATTGAACTCTCAGCAACCTGAGGCAGCTCTATAGCAAATAATGTCGTTGAAATCAATAATGCAACAAGAGCATTTTTATACATTGTTTATATATCCCATAACGTAAAATGTAATTCGCAAGTTGGTTATGGGCAACAGAAGAATAACTTACAACATATTTTATAGCTAACAAATTATTTTAAATATTAACCTTTAATTAACTTTTTACAAATAGAATCAGCCCGTTAGTTAGTTTTTTATTAATAACGGAGGGTTCCATGAATAAGTCTTTACTAACAATTACTTTATGTTTATTTTCATCAACTGCATTCGCATCTGATCTCGATTTTGATATGGATAATTATGTCGCTAAACATACATACTCATTACGTCCATCAGAAGAATCAACAAGTTTATCCTGGGCATTACAAAATTCAGAGCAACCAAAACTGACTACTGAAGAAATTCAAGCACTCCCTGCCAAATTTGATTTTAGTGACCAAATGCCAAATATCCATGACCAAGGGACTTTGGGTTCTTGTACAGCCCAAGCCATTACAATCTCCATGGAATACCAATTAAAACAACAAGATAATGCCCAAGTTTTATCTCCTCTATTCCTATATTATAATGAACGTAAATTGATGGGAACAATAAAGGAAGATTCAGGCGCTAGTCTATCAGATGGGATCAAAGCCATTAGTACATGGGGTGTTTGCCGTGAATCCATGTGGACCTACAGCGATGACCAAAAGAAATTTATGATCAAACCATCAAAAGCAGCCTATGAAGATGCAAAAAACTATATGGGGCTTGATGGTATACGGACCAGCTATGTGAGTTATAGCTTAGATGCGATTAAATCACGCTTATCCAAAGGTATTCCAGTTGTCTTTGGTATCTATGTCTACCCGTCGTTTGAATCTGTAAAAACAGAAATGACAGGTAAAGTTCCGATGCCGGGAGCCAAAGAACGACCGCTTGGTGGTCATGCTTTGATGTTTACCGGATATGATGATGAAACCAAAGAATTCAAATTTGCGAATTCATGGGGCAAAAAATGGGGCGATAATGGTTACGGTTATTTAAAATATGATTATGTTATGAACGTTGGTGCAACGTCCCGCTATCCATTCTTCTACTCCAACGACATTTGGAGCATTGATAAGGTTGGAAAAGAAGATGCGTTAACTTTAGGCGAAGAATCACCACGTGAAGAAGCTGCATAATTTGGAAATAGAAGCACCTCTCCCTCAAGGGAGAGGCATTCCATTTTCTTGACAAAATTTGATAGTTATGGCTCTCTTAAAGAGAGTATTTAAACAATTATAACTGGATTATTCAAATGCATAGCTATCGCACCCATACCTGTGGTCAACTCAGAAAGTCAGATGCTGGTCAAACTGTTCGCCTATCAGGCTGGGTTCACCGCAAACGCGATCACGGAAATCTTTTATTTATTGACCTTCGGGATCATTACGGACTGACCCAGTGTGTTGTTAACGTTGATAGCTCTAGCTTTGAAATTGCAGAAGGTTTGCGCAATGAAAGTGTTATTCGGATCGACGGAACTGTTTTGGAAAGAACAGCCGACACGGTTAATGCTAAAATGGATACTGGTGATATCGAAATTATGGTCACTGAAATCGAAATCCTATCCACAGCAGATACGCTTCCCCTTCAAGTCAACAGCGATGCTGAATTTCCAGAGGATACACGACTACGCTATCGTTTCCTTGATCTTCGCAAAGAAAAAATCCACAAGAATATTCTTTTGCGATCTCAAGTTATTGCATCACTGCGTCGTCGCATGATTGATCAAGGCTTCACTGAATTCCAGACACCAATCTTGACAGCATCTTCCCCGGAAGGTGCCCGTGACTTTTTGGTACCAAGCCGATTAAACCCGGGGACATTCTATGCGTTACCCCAGGCCCCACAGATGTTCAAACAACTTTTGATGGTTGCGGGATTTGATCGTTACTTCCAAATCGCGCCATGCTTCCGTGATGAAGATGCCCGTGCGGATCGCTCTCCCGGTGAATTCTATCAGCTTGACTTTGAAATGTCATTTGTCACCCAAGAAGATGTTTTTGCAGCCATCGAACCCGTCCTGCACGGCGTTTTCGAAGAATTCAATAATGGTCGCGACGTGACACCATACCCATTCCCACGGATTAGTTTTGACGAATCTATGCTAAAATATGGGAACGACAAACCGGACTTGCGCAACCCAATTGAAATTCGTGATGTTTCAGAAATTTTCGCAGGGTCTGACTTTGCTGTGTTCAGTAACCTTGTTGCCCAAGGTGCCGTT harbors:
- the gatB gene encoding Asp-tRNA(Asn)/Glu-tRNA(Gln) amidotransferase subunit GatB; this translates as MSENKNLIEGRTGLWEVVIGLEVHAQVTSDAKLFDGCATDFGADPNTQVGFFTAAMPGMLPVINHKCVDQAIKTGLGLNAVVNKFSVFDRKNYFYADLPCGYQISQFTRPIVTGGYMDIDLDEGESKRINITRLHLEMDAGKSIHDLHPTKTYIDLNRSGIALMEIVSEPEMRSSSEAMAYVKKLRSILRYLGTCDGNMEQGSMRVDANISLRRPGEPFGTRAEIKNVNSIRFLGQAIEFEIERQLEILEDGGEIVQETRLFDPNKGETRSMRSKEDAHDYRYFPDPDLLPLKLSDKRIDDVKATMPELPDDKRARLIAEFGLPIYDTSVIVSERETADYFEAAVATLAAKDKAQGAKMIANWLMGEVFAAMNRDGSTMETLSLKAEHLAGLVDLILDNTISGKIAKDVFSKMWETGKAPATLVEELGLKQITDTSVIEQAVDTVLTQNADKVAEYKSGKEALFGFFVGQVMKATQGKANPGLVNDLIKQKLT
- a CDS encoding C1 family peptidase, which translates into the protein MNKSLLTITLCLFSSTAFASDLDFDMDNYVAKHTYSLRPSEESTSLSWALQNSEQPKLTTEEIQALPAKFDFSDQMPNIHDQGTLGSCTAQAITISMEYQLKQQDNAQVLSPLFLYYNERKLMGTIKEDSGASLSDGIKAISTWGVCRESMWTYSDDQKKFMIKPSKAAYEDAKNYMGLDGIRTSYVSYSLDAIKSRLSKGIPVVFGIYVYPSFESVKTEMTGKVPMPGAKERPLGGHALMFTGYDDETKEFKFANSWGKKWGDNGYGYLKYDYVMNVGATSRYPFFYSNDIWSIDKVGKEDALTLGEESPREEAA
- the aspS gene encoding aspartate--tRNA ligase codes for the protein MHSYRTHTCGQLRKSDAGQTVRLSGWVHRKRDHGNLLFIDLRDHYGLTQCVVNVDSSSFEIAEGLRNESVIRIDGTVLERTADTVNAKMDTGDIEIMVTEIEILSTADTLPLQVNSDAEFPEDTRLRYRFLDLRKEKIHKNILLRSQVIASLRRRMIDQGFTEFQTPILTASSPEGARDFLVPSRLNPGTFYALPQAPQMFKQLLMVAGFDRYFQIAPCFRDEDARADRSPGEFYQLDFEMSFVTQEDVFAAIEPVLHGVFEEFNNGRDVTPYPFPRISFDESMLKYGNDKPDLRNPIEIRDVSEIFAGSDFAVFSNLVAQGAVVRAIPAPGAATQARSFFDKLNDWARGLGMPGLGYITFTEGTAKGPIAKFLDESRLEKLKVMVDLKEGDSVFFVCDKPKAAAKNAGLARTKIGQELNLIDENKFKFCWIVDFPMYEQDDDTGKIDFSHNPFSMPQGGMDALLNQDPLTIKAFQYDIVCNGIELSSGAIRNHLPEVMYKAFEIVGYSQDDVEKRFGGLLSAFKFGAPPHGGSAPGVDRIVMLLADEPNIREVIAFPMNQQAQDLMMGAPSIVEKDRLKDLSIEVRLPIKAAKAG
- the xth gene encoding exodeoxyribonuclease III translates to MKIVTWNVNSIRARLENITDWLRANQPDVVLLQETKCQDHDFPLEAIEDCGYNIARYGQKSYNGVAILSKHPIEDVINGIPTFPEDEQARYIEAVTNGVRVASVYVPNGNNVGTEKYDYKLTFMKHLKEHLKATLLYDEPFAIGGDYNIAPTDDDVNDEKGWHEQILCSTPERKSLRAILNLGYSDAIRIHHHGKGPYSWWDYRSGAWQKDDGLRIDLILLSPQAVDRLSGSGVDRNPRGLEKASDHAPVWCIL
- a CDS encoding LPS-assembly protein LptD; translation: MSLLKTSLLITSIVVSTAVASFPSKDKTKKNETPSFLQSDVIHYDETTQTVRALGHVQIAQNDQLLYADEVSYNQIADEVTAAGHVWLRDKEGNFIFTNKVILKNKMADGFVDQIKVLMTDDSRLAGNKGKRYNARKTILWQGVYSPCTVCKTHPETAPTWQIKSDKVIHDQERELVEYHHAWLEMWGWPIFYMPYFSHPDPAVKRKSGFLMPIYSHGRDLGMSITTPYYWASGQNHDFTFYPTFTGKQGVIPAVEHRYRFNDGEYTMHGSYAHHTSRTSAPNSNPNNYGRAARHRWHYFLSSRYETTPDILLTLNIQRASDLTYLKRFPVLPRHSTDPFAASTSLTSMAALERFKPDSYGVIKSYVFQAERQKTVPVVLPIIQYSYESLPGFYGQTFMGDFNFLHLFRDRAITGQVAEKMARSSLGFGGQIPYISPWGDMWTLRGYIRGDVYHTSGYKPTITARSKDRYEARYFPQASLTWRYPFLNASRTMHWILEPASMITTSSIGGNAIEIPNEDTPLVTIDTTNLFLPNRMYGIDRIDSGHRYVYGLNSRQLFSGSRRFNLFFGQSIRLDRKQVLPINSGEDTRASNFVTGLQVVPFSWLDLRSRALHNRKNFSVEIAESSASINSPWAIGTLSHVLYNKKFTINNQRVSQLAWNISSGRYKGFSVAYGEMRNMVRHNNNVHVLNQTISIRHENECLKTSLSFIKTGFRDRDLQPDKRIVLQLDFKNLGTFYPVNINSIGGQRQAPVPDTANTRN
- the gatA gene encoding Asp-tRNA(Asn)/Glu-tRNA(Gln) amidotransferase subunit GatA; this translates as MTKLTELTLTEAKEGLANKEFSATDLTQAFIKTVEDNRHLNAYVTETPELALEQAKASDARLANGTAGKLEGLPIAIKDLYCTKGVKTTASSKMLHNFVPQYESTVTQNLWNEGAVMLGKVSMDEFAMGSSNTTSHFGNVISPWKEKDRPEKQLCPGGSSGGSAAAVAARTALAATASDTGGSIRQPAAFTGLVGIKPTYGLCSRRGMIAYASSLDQAGPLTHTVRDAALMLEVMASHDPLDSTSLNVEIPDYSTLLKNDLKGVRIGLPKEYLDGLSDEMMAEVNKGIDWAKSCGATIVEVSLPMTKYALPTYYVISPAEASSNLARYDGVRYGLRVDGATLDELYENTRREGFGSEVRRRIMIGTYVLSAGYYDAYYMKAQRVRTLIQKDFENVFKDVDLLLTPTTPGSSFALDEKPTDPVQMYLQDVYTVTVNLANLPGIAIPTGLDKKGLPLSLQLIGPHLSEQRLLNAALALEECAGFAALLKDLRKAA
- the gatC gene encoding Asp-tRNA(Asn)/Glu-tRNA(Gln) amidotransferase subunit GatC — protein: MSLTKENVAKVAKLARIRLEDNELDAMKEEINGILTWIDQLQQVNTDNVAAFTDQLDQDLPERQDIVSDGNIVTEILANAPEKAHGMFAVPKVVE